Proteins found in one Phoenix dactylifera cultivar Barhee BC4 unplaced genomic scaffold, palm_55x_up_171113_PBpolish2nd_filt_p 002232F, whole genome shotgun sequence genomic segment:
- the LOC120109465 gene encoding uncharacterized protein At4g22758-like, translated as MKSRGLAAARRSASFHGLAQGASDRATPIQLPENHRNLPRRPEINGGVAGQRLTKVLLNLTIEGSVGPVLLVMSLENTVADIVRAAVETYAKQGRRPLLPHTDPKAFNLHYSQYSLEILNPEEKLIALGSRNFFLYSKPSKPANMVVGRQNYGAKEVPAAAVKSR; from the exons ATGAAGTCCCGGGGCCTCGCGGCCGCGCGGCGATCCGCTTCCTTCCACGGCCTGGCGCAGGGGGCCTCCGACCGGGCAACGCCGATCCAGCTACCGGAGAACCACCGGAATCTCCCTCGGCGGCCGGAGATCAACGGAGGGGTGGCGGGGCAGCGGCTGACGAAGGTTTTGCTGAACCTGACGATCGAGGGGAGCGTGGGGCCCGTGCTCTTGGTGATGTCGCTGGAGAACACGGTGGCGGATATCGTCCGGGCGGCGGTGGAGACATACGCCAAGCAGGGCCGCCGACCGCTGCTCCCCCACACCGATCCCAAGGCTTTCAACCTCCACTACTCCCAGTATAGCCTAGAGA TTTTGAATCCGGAGGAGAAACTGATCGCCTTGGGATCTCGGAACTTCTTCTTGTACTCGAAGCCCTCGAAGCCGGCAAACATGGTGGTGGGACGCCAGAATTATGGAGCCAAGGAGGTGCCGGCGGCTGCCGTGAAGTCGCGTTGA